The genomic segment tttgcaaGTCAGTGATACTCCAAAAACGGTGGCATACTATATATTcaaaaacattcaattttaGTTGAGGTCCGCTATGCAGTGCCGTTGTGTTAGGCCACAGACACTCCTGAGTACAGAAAGATTATTATAGATTTTCCATGCATATATACCTTGAAGATCACTGGAACCATCAAAAGGTTTGAGACAATAAATACAGATCTCATCAGCATGACGACTACTGAGTCTGTACTTGGaaattgttaaattattttttgcagcTATATATAGCGTGAAACGTCAAGATGCATGATAAATTAATTGCTGGCTTGTCAGCTGCCCATGCAGGATTTCACCATCGTGGCTTTACTGTATAGAACTTGTGTTGGCGGGAAGCTTAAGCATGCACCAGCAGCAGGTTGAtacttcacacacacacacacacacacacacacatatataagcCAGGAAGCATTGAATCATGCTTCAACCACAAATTAACCAGAAATGCATCACTACGGCCATATGTAAGCAATCTGTGTCAAACTTGTAACATTTTATGACctcaaatataattataaatccaAGTGTACATTTTAAGGTCTAGAATCTCCCAAGAATTCCAGCCGCCGTAGAGATGAGTGATTTTGTTGGACAAATTGAAGTTTCCACAGAAGCTTCATATTTTCCACACGAGTTCTTCGAGCCTGTTTGTGAAAGGGGTTGATGGTAAGTTTACAAGTGCGAGGAAAAACCTTGAGGAGAAAATAGGTCCAAGACTACTACTTATCATACGGGATTGGCTGCTTAAGTCAAGGTCTAGAACTTTCCTAgccttttttctataaattcaggagcagaaaagaagaaagtgaaataaaaaattgtttgtcAACTTTAAAAATCGACAAATTAAGCTTTGTCCATTTGAAGGATATATTGCAGCCATATACGTCAAAGAAAAATCAGCTAATTGAGAATTGGAATATTAATAAACAATGTGTAAATGATAATTGTGTGTGTGCAAGCACAATATGTGTAATAGTCTCAGGAGAAATtaatcattaataaatattgaaatggCGGATGAGCTTTGTGAAGGAATTGCACAACATGCATCGATTCTTTTATACACCAGACTGAAAAATCGTGCTGGGTTTCAGCAGTCAAAGGTGGCtggatttgattaaaattaacatgGGACTAAAAATTTGCTTGATCCTTCAAGCACAAGCAAGCCAAGATACACAACTTCTGCTTCAAACTGTAGCTGCAGACAGCCCTTGATCCGCCATGGTACCTCAGTGATGTTATCTTGGAAACAGCAGACAATCAGGAATTGACTTGTTTACCGTCAAGGCTGATAACAACTGAACAAGAAATGGTCCAGCATGGCCATGGAAGGAACAAAACGTATTGAGTAGGTAAAGAGGGAATGGAAAACAGCTTTCCAAGAATGCTGACAAGAATTAAATACAGATACTCCACTGCTTACACCCACAATTTCTGATTCTACGATGGACCACAACGTCACCTGCAACTTTTCTATACAGGCTCCTAGCTAGCTACTCTTCAAAAAACACTCTGAAAGGAATAGATGCTGCATTTCGATTGGAGCTGGACTGATCCAATCAAAAGCCGCTTTTCTCAGAAAATTCTGAAAGCTCCAAATTTTCCCACAATAGGAGAAAAGACGACTGCAACCTACGTGTCAAGAGCCTAACGGCTGGTCGGTTTGCATTAGTGGGGACTGAATATTTTTCCATAATTGTAAAAGAAgtattctgtttttatttttattttctacgaAAACGACTACCTGTCATACATCTATTCAGCCACCTCCATACTTTTCGGTgactttattatatatttttacattttaaaaatatttttaaaaacatttaatttttttttgatattataccaatatcaaaaataattttttaaaaataaaaaatattattttaatatatttttaaataaaaaatattataaaaaacaattagaaccACGTACTCAAATATACTTTTTTTGTGACGTGCCTCATCCACACGAATGCAACCACATAAGAATCcaacatataaaaatcataaaatatcatcatcgtATATATCCATCATCATCTCTCTTTGACTTGCGTAgccattgaaattaaaatagcaGGCAGAGATAGAGGTCCCattgcattattttttgttgcattcacacacacacacacgtctGTGtgtgaatattatattttaatttgggttCGTGTTATATGATGATGCTAAACTTTAATCATAGAGCTTTGACGTGGCGATccgaatataaaaaacaaatagaatgtgttttatattgttataatgattagtttttaaattattttttatttaaaaatatattaaaataatattttttaatttttaaaatttatttttatatccacccatcaaaatgattaaaaaaattaaaaaaataaattttcttaaaaaaaaaaaagaaaccagaaATGACTAAATAGTAAGAATAAGGTGTCACACGGGCTTAACCTTTAGTACAATCCAATACCAAACAATGATTTAGTAAAGAAGGTGGTGAGGATAGAAAATCAAACATGCTTTCTGCTGAATATGGAAGAATATGACAACCCAACACTCGTTGCCGTCGACTAGGACATCTACCAATTCGTGACATACATGGCGTCGGCAGGCATCTAATGCCAGCCATACAATGTTAAGTTAGACTAAGACCAGATCGGTTTAATGCCAAAGGATGAGAGAAAGGGGGAATCGACCACGTCTTGCTGGTAATGGCCGCTTACGCCAACAGGACGAAGTGGTAGATATGCAATCCATGCACGTGAGGTTTTGGTCAATTTGCAGCCAGAGAGAATTTTGAGGAGGCATGCCATGAAAAGTAAGTTGTTGATAATTGGAAAAGAGGAAGATAACTTGAAATTAATCTTGAACACAGTCAGTCCAGTTCAGGCGCTTGCAGGATAAATAAGCAAGGGACCATCCATGGCGGTCATCGCCGCCGCCCATGGGATGACATCATCTTAGAACCCATTCAAAACATGGAAGAAAACAAGCCTCTGGAAGTGTACAACGGTGAATGTGATCGTAGAATTTCTGGGGCATTAATAACTTGCACCATGCATTGAAGAGAATATTTTAGCAGAAAGGGAAACAAGAACGATTAACCATGAATCCATGGCTCGTCATCATGCTGACAATTGGGAAAAAGTATTTTGTGAGGCCAACTTAATCTATAATGTAGCAATCTAGAAGTTAAATGCAGAAACGCATGAtgcaaaacaaaccaaaacaaaaacttcCTACAAAATCAGAACGTAAATAAACATTACATAGGGATCtggttaataaaaaaaggatgatACAGGAGTGAAAGATCCAAAACTATTTTGCTATATCTGAAATTCTTCTGGGCTCTTAATATCTaattaattgcattttttttaaaaaaaatatatgaattcaCCCAAAAGGCATGCAAGCATCCATGCATATCGCTTCATTATAAAATCATTGGGAACCTGCAATGGGAACATGACATCAATTAGCTAAAAAAGAAGCTGAATGACTTTCAGCGCCATAGGTAAGCCAGGATTAACTCTGAAGTTGTTTGAATGATTACATCCATACAAGAATATTTTTAGCTAACATCAAAATGAACAGAGGATGATTGTCATACCAAGGCTAAGCATTCAGTCCTCCTCCATAGGTACTTCTGGAATATCAAACCTGTCTTCctcaattgttttatttatcacCGAAACGGGAGATAGTGATAGGGAAGTCAAGGAATCAAGAATTCATCCGAGTATTAATTGCAGGACCAGGGGAGAGAACATGTAAAATGTCACTTAGCAGCAACTattattgtagttttttttaaaaaaaagaaaaaacaaattgcaccATTATAAAATCATTgacttataaaaagcaaatcagcACCTTCATATAGAGGATTCGTGATTGAAAATCTCATAAACCttgaataaggaaaataataCAAACATGACCGACTTAACCAAATGCATGTAAAATCATTGTATTACAAGCATGTAACACAAGggttaaaaccatcaatatccaagaatagaaaggaaaaatgaTTTGTAAGAGACAGGCAGGCATGCAATTGTTTTTTACCCAAATAATTTCTAACAGGCATGTCACAGGACATGTGAAAATACACTTCCTAGTTtctaatcaataaattaaattcagtCTACCCAATCTCTTTACTATTCACCTAGGGCATATAATGACCATGGCAAACCTTAAGAGTAGAATCAAAATTAGAGGCCTTAAGACTCCACTAATCCGTCTCATTGTCATCCCTATGACTTCTAAGAAGATAGCATTTCATGAATTGCTGATAAACCAACACCTACAAGTTAATATGcagaaaaatccataaaaaaaatgctaccTCATACAAGCATAACATAACATAACAAAagatatataaacaaaacaGGCAAATGACCAATAAAGAGGTATAAAGCTCCAAATTTTGCAAGCAAAGGATATTTAATGACATGGGATCATCCTTCTCTCCGCGATTGCAGCTATTGTCTAGCTCTCTGATTATTTCTGGAGATACCTGAAATCAAAATGAGCACAGAGATTAAACATTTCtgtgaaataaacaaaattgacCCATTTTGAATATTATGCATGTGTAAGCCTAAAAGAGAACTATCAGATAGATGGTCTCACTAGTTTATGCTTTTGCCTTAGAACTAGTCTTCTAAGGTTATCTTTATCTTCCTTCTGCAGTTCATTCTTGTACCTGTGAGGATTTCAACAGCAATTGTATGAGTGAAAGGCAAGtgtgaattgttttgatgcagCTACTTAATTTTAATAGCACAAAAACTAACGATGCAAGAGAGATTTTAGGAAGAAACATCCCATGTCATACCGTGCTGCTCAAAGGAGAAATTGTGTGATTTTCAAGGGGGGTTATTTTCAGgttattaatgattttgttgATTGTATAGTTTTACCATTACTAAGAAGTTCTCTGATTGCAATAGGTGCAAATAACCAAAATCTCATTATTGCTGAGAATGCTTTAGGTGGATTTTGTTTCCTTCGTTAGTTTAGGTAACTTCAAGAGTTCTCATGTGCCTATATAAGCACATGCTATGTAATTGAATGGCCATTTTAATCAATGAAATCAATTATCAAGACCTTGATCCACTGCGTATAACACCAGATATTGCGAGATAGCAATAATAATGGATTTCATTCATCAAAATGGCCTTTCGATTACAAATGATATGAGTGCTTATATAGGCACACAAAAACCAAGAGTCCTAGACTTAAGAAGGAAACAAAATCCCTTCTTGAgcaaaatactaataaaatgtCCTCACAACAATGACATCCTAAATAttgcaattattttaaaatggagAACTTGTTATAGATGCCAAAAGTACAcaataaactacaaataatttgaaaatactaattatttgttatttccCTTCTCGACCTGCATTTGATTGATTTGGCAAAACAGATCCACATTAATTACTTTGCTACATTAATTATCTCTCATGAAGTATCAGATAGAGAAGGAAATCTGTGAAACACATGAAAACACAGTAAAACAGAACCATCTCCAATTAGCTACTGCAACCCCTTTCTTGGTACCTCAGGTTACATGTacacataataaaacaaagcaaaagggAACTGCCtgtacatataacataaaagaGTACATCTGAAACAATGCAAGAGAGAGAATAGATGTGGCTAAATCTAAAAAGAACCACCCTTTAACTCGCATTCAAAAATTAAGCATTTATAGATTATACACTCTAGATAGATTTCACACAACTAAAAAGCAAAGAGGCAAGAGAAGGGAACAAGGAAAAATTATCAACCTTTGCACAAATGAAAGAAGTGATTGATGCCAAATTACAGGCATTATTCTTGTATCCTCGAGAAATCTCATAAAATGACCCACAACTGCATCAACTACACGATATGGCAAGGCATATTTCTTGTCCAATAGAAGCTTGATAAAATAACTGCAAATAGTTTACCAATGTAACAAGTCATATTCAGATCATTTAGCAACTAAAAAAGCATGAGATCCAAAATGGAAAGGAATTTTTAAACAGGTTCACTCTTGAATTAGTTATTGGCTTATCCTTTGTTGAATTAAACCATGGAACCACAACTACAAAGGTTCATGCATCAACAATTGTTTCATTACTCAAAAGAGTACTATACTTGATATTGCCAATCATTTCATTTCTCATCTTCTCTTACAAGTTTTCTTCTCAGCATTTTCTAAAGAAGTTTATTTGCGACCATCAACAATTCTTTGGAGTAGCATCACATCAAGAAACCCACAGTACATATTGCTAGGATTTTACTACGTTAGTCATGACTTGTTTTCCTGAATCCATGTTAGGCATGCATTCTCTTGTAAGGTAAGACCGCAGACTGTTCGAGTGCAGAGGCAAACCAAATGCATACATAGCATGGATGAGCAAGTAAATCTGCTAACTGTTACACActccttttttatctttatttttaatacatgttaAACATTTACATACCTTGTTGTGCCGCAATAATCCATTTCTGCAAGTTTCAACAGTGTAACACTACAatcccatttaaaaaaaagagttagacTCTTTCCCAAGTATTTGAAACTTAGGAAAACAAAAGGTTCAAAGTTTCAGCTGCTACAGAAGCATCTTATCCATGTGTGCTGAACGTTGAAAATATCACTTGGATGTCTTCAAAAGAGGGCGAAAAATTAAAGCAGAGTGGTTTGAGATGTTTAAAAGCACTGGTGTAACGTTGTAAAATGATATGTAAATCATGAAACTTGGCAGAATAAAAACTGCAAAGTTCCGGCTGCTACACAAGCATCTTATCCTCGTGTGCTGAATGTTGAAATTACCACTTGCATGTCTCAaaacaggagaaaaaaaataaagaacggTTTGAAATGTTTAAAAGCATTGGTGTAACTTCATAAAATCCATTAACTTCATAAAATCCATATGTAAATCATGAAATTCTTATCTTTCTCAACAAGAAATTCCAACTATACAATGAAAAGATGTGAACAGGTAAAGGAATCATGTTGATTTACAGTGGGTCAAAATATGCAAGTGATTCAAGAACTTTGGGATATGGAAAGTAGTGTTAGATCCACTGGGTTTGAAGGGTCATCAGGAGGATTATTCAGCTGGGTTATTGTGTCTCCCTAACAGTTAACAAGATGATTTTATAACTAAATATACGGATACTTTTGATTACCAATTAAGACCTGCACTGAGTGTACATGGTTGTCATCTGCAAAAGTAATCATACCATGAATGAAGCACAGGAATGGAGACCTTCTGAATAATACTTCCAACAATAACAGCTTCCCTAAGATTGCAGGTCCCTGACTGCATatcaagaaaggaaaaggagttTAAATTAAAGCATAATCATTGGTTcactaaacaaaaaattatcaaaaccaGGCATCATATGAATTGAAGGCCAGTGAGCTTCTTGACAGAGAGTTTAGTTTTGTCTATCCTGTGAGGTATTTGTTTGGGGTTAAGTTTTCTTTTGTTGGCCTCTTTTCTTTTGCAATCACTAATTGGAATACAAACTATATTTTCAACCCTCCACCAAATAAaactgtaaaattttaatttgtctaAACCCTAATCGGTCCAGCCACCCTATCCTGCATTGTAAcacataaattataaaatagctGTTTGGATTTAAACAAACAGAGAAGTGTAGGAGAGACAGAAGATAGCAGTGAATTAATGCATCTGATCAATCTCAGAAGAGCAACATCAACAATTTATCATGCTTAAGAGAAGTGAAAGCATTCAGAGACTAAACCAtcactgattaaaaaaaaaaaaaacatgtagaagATTTCAGTGCTAATAAATACCTTACACAATGGAAGCAATATTCCCTTGTTGAATGCAGCAGGTTTATATAGAGACTTTTTTAAAGCTTGATACAGACTGAAATGCAACCTCTTATTCATCCTAATATCATCTCTCACTCTAGGAAGTAAGACAAGCCTATAGAAGCGCTCGGCCTTCTTAGCACCCAAATTCGAAGAGAAGATTCTTGTGGCTTGATACATTGCAGCTGGTGACCATTTCTGAGGTTCGGTCAGGTACAAGACATCCTCCCAAAGTTGCATTGAAGGGAtgtgtttaaaagctttaggtATCTTTCCAGCTGTGTATTTACTAAGATACTCGCCAACTCTACACATAATCATACCAAAGTGATTTCATTACATTCAAAATTATTTCGTTCACAAATCTGTTTTGAAGAAAGGTTCTAATAagagaaaatggaaaaaaaattgtcaagaaGAGGATAGCTAATTTACCCCTTGTACAAATCTATGAGAGACTGGTCCAGCTTAGGCATAGGCTGTGTCTCTGCAATCAAACAAAGATATTCAGTTTAACAGTTAACTATACAGATTCAAGCATGTATACTAGAGTAAACAccagttaaaaatctaaatgaagggttcataaaataaacaaaaaactgatctaaaaaaaaaaggagaatcaTGTAATAATATGAACCTGAAGAAACATGAGCAtccctcttttttattttgtcaatgaTAAGGTCGGTAAGTGTTTGTTGTGGACCAGCATCCTTCGACAAGAATGCCTCCAGCAATTTCTCATCGTTCTCATCAATCTCCTCCTGTCGAACCACCCAATTTAACTTCTTTTACAAACAAACTAAAgctccaaaaaaatcaaatgaaggagaacaaatattcaacaaaattacagaaaacaataagcaaaatagacgaaataaaaaaagaatttatgaaaGCAAAAGGAAATGCTGACAGGATAATCATTAAACTGGCTTTGAGTCTCGGAAAAACCACTAAAATCGTCAATTTCATCCTCAGCATATTGCTCTTCCTCACGCTCAGGTAATTCTTCCTCCAAAGCATTAAAATTAGGGTTCTTCTCTCCCGCCTCCTCAGCTTGAATCTCCTTCTGTTGAATCAACGCCACTTTCAAGATTTTCGAGCTCATCCCCGACGATATCATCTAGAacagaaaatcattaaaaaaatcagagacATAAAAGGGGGGGGGGTAAGGGCATCAAAAACAAAGTGCAGATTACTTTTTGTTGTTTCTGGTGGTGTTTTGATGCTTTGGTTCGTGTCTTTGTGGAAGCAATAGAGTCTGTATCCTCCTTGAGGAAAGGCTCTGGGTTTTGGtgcctctctcttttcttcgcCATTGATGGAAGATAGAGTGGGTCGTTCTGCAGATAAAACTTCTTCTCAGAGAGATTTCTGCTTGGTGATGCGAAGTTAAACCCTTGTGCTATGAGGTTTTAGGTTAAGCTATGTCTTTACGCTTATAAATTTATCCATATTCTCTACTTCTAGCcctatattttaagaattttcaaTGTTGCCCTTATGTCTTGGAAAGTTCCAATTTTACCCTTCACTGCTAACTAACTAATGAAAATCAAGGAATCCTTCTGTATCGttgttggtttttattttctgtttttgttttcatattctattttttaggaaaataaatataaaaaatgaaacttgCTTGGTTACCATagtaaaattgaaaactaaattgTTTGGTtgcgttttttttcttttttgaaataggataataataaactttgaaattaagtttgtttttttaatacctTATGTGTCCACTTATGGGTATAGAATAGAATAAGATTAGGGTTTATGAAAAGAAAGTATAAATGTAAGTAATTGGAGAGATTTGGCTTTCAAAGCTCCTGAGCATCTCTCTATCgcatttttaaaagaagaatgCCTACAGtagttaaataacttttttggacctagttatctttttttttttaattattattattaacatggttATTTGAACAAACTTGTATATACCTCGATTAATCCCACAAATCCTAaagagttatctttttttttttctgtaaccTTTTAGTTGTTAACGTTTTTCTAAATAtggtgaaagaaaaataaaggaatataAGTGTAAAGTTAAACaaaatgtataatttataaaataaactttgaagTTCCGCTTTTAGCTCacttttatgtgtgtgtgtgtaagttCTCTTTAATCAATAcataagctattttttttactctatgtCTTTTATTTCTAGGAGGTCTTTCTCCATTagaaagtttttttgttttttttttgttgaaaaactcCATTTATTCTAATATGAATGGTATGCAagcctatattttattttatttttgtttcaataggACTTTTACCAGTGTTATTTACTCTTTCTACTAaaaccatcatcatcattagtCAAAGTAGATTTATGTATgtcttaatatata from the Populus nigra chromosome 9, ddPopNigr1.1, whole genome shotgun sequence genome contains:
- the LOC133702725 gene encoding bystin-like, whose translation is MAKKRERHQNPEPFLKEDTDSIASTKTRTKASKHHQKQQKMISSGMSSKILKVALIQQKEIQAEEAGEKNPNFNALEEELPEREEEQYAEDEIDDFSGFSETQSQFNDYPEEIDENDEKLLEAFLSKDAGPQQTLTDLIIDKIKKRDAHVSSETQPMPKLDQSLIDLYKGVGEYLSKYTAGKIPKAFKHIPSMQLWEDVLYLTEPQKWSPAAMYQATRIFSSNLGAKKAERFYRLVLLPRVRDDIRMNKRLHFSLYQALKKSLYKPAAFNKGILLPLCKSGTCNLREAVIVGSIIQKVSIPVLHSCVTLLKLAEMDYCGTTSYFIKLLLDKKYALPYRVVDAVVGHFMRFLEDTRIMPVIWHQSLLSFVQRYKNELQKEDKDNLRRLVLRQKHKLVSPEIIRELDNSCNRGEKDDPMSLISPVSVINKTIEEDRFDIPEVPMEED